From the genome of Thermodesulfovibrionales bacterium:
CTATCAGGTCTCTTGGTGTTACTCCTAGGGCATTTAGAGCCCTTATGATCTCACCAAGTGTTGCTCCAGATACTTCCACAAGTGATGCCTTCTCTTCCTCTACCTTCACTTCTTTTTCAGGAACGACAACTGTTTCTGCGCTTTCGGGTGCAAGAGGAGGTGGCTGGGAAACCCTGTATGTAGTCTTTATCTCTATGGTTAGATTTCCATGGGCAATTGCAACAGGTGCGAGCTTCACATTCTCACCAATCACAACAGTGCCTGTTCTCTCATTTATAACGACCTTTGCTGAATTGTCAACCCTTATATCTATGCCTTCTATAAGTGAGAGGAATTCCACAGGCCTTTCTCTGTATTGCTCCGGAAATCTTATTTTTACAGATGTTGAATCCTGAGCAATTGCTGTCTCATTACCGAAGAATTCGTTTATCTTATTAGCAATCTCATAGGCTGTTGAAAAATCAGGTCTCAGTAAAAAGAGCCTTATATTTCCGTCAGCTGAGAGTGTAAAGTCTGGCTCTCTTTCTATTATCACTCCTTCAGGGATCTTTCCCGCTGTCGGGTGGTTTTTCTGAACCCTTGTACCACCGCCTCCACCTGTAAAACCTCCGATGGAGACAGGGCCCTGGGCAAGGCCATAGACCTTGCCATCAGGACCTCTCAAGGGGGTGAGTAGGAGGGTTCCACCCTGGAGACTCTTTGCATCTCCAATGGTGGAGACGAGGGCATCCACCCTCATCCCTGGTTTTGGGAAGGGTGGCAAGAGGGCTGTAACAATAACCGCTGCTGTATTCTTCGCCTTTATGTCAGAAGGTCTTACTGTAATACCCATCCTCTGGAGCATATTCGCAATGGCCTGCATAGTGGCAATACCCTTGTCACCACTGCCATCAAGACCAACTACAAGCCCATAACCTATTAGCTGGTTCTCCCTGTATCCTTCAAACCTTGCTATATCCTTTATACGTTCAGCATGTAAAAGAGGAGGATTAAGGACCAAGGTTAAGAGTAGTAAGAAGATTGAAGTCCTTATCCTTAATAATTTTTCCCTTAAGTCTTTAATGCTTAAAATGGCCATATCTTATCCAGTATCCTTACAAGCCATCCTGGTTTCTGCTTATCCTGAAGCACACCTTTACCG
Proteins encoded in this window:
- a CDS encoding flagellar basal body P-ring protein FlgI, with amino-acid sequence MVLNPPLLHAERIKDIARFEGYRENQLIGYGLVVGLDGSGDKGIATMQAIANMLQRMGITVRPSDIKAKNTAAVIVTALLPPFPKPGMRVDALVSTIGDAKSLQGGTLLLTPLRGPDGKVYGLAQGPVSIGGFTGGGGGTRVQKNHPTAGKIPEGVIIEREPDFTLSADGNIRLFLLRPDFSTAYEIANKINEFFGNETAIAQDSTSVKIRFPEQYRERPVEFLSLIEGIDIRVDNSAKVVINERTGTVVIGENVKLAPVAIAHGNLTIEIKTTYRVSQPPPLAPESAETVVVPEKEVKVEEEKASLVEVSGATLGEIIRALNALGVTPRDLIAILQALKSAGALRAEIEIM